Proteins encoded together in one Bacteroides zoogleoformans window:
- the mnmA gene encoding tRNA 2-thiouridine(34) synthase MnmA: MGKSEKRILVGMSGGIDSTATCLMLKEQGYEIVGLTMWVWGDELAEARRLAHSIGIEHHVADEREAFRRIIVQNFIDEYRRGRTPNPCVMCNPLFKFRILTEWADKLGCVYVSTGHYTRLEERGGKVYILVGDDDKKDQSYFLWRLGQDVLKRCIFPLGTYTKGQVREYLRDRGYTLKAEEGESMEVCFIKGDYRDFLREHSPEIDRKVGPGWFVNSEGVKLGEHKGFPYYTIGQRKGLEIALGKPAYVLKINPQKNTVMLGDAEQLKTEYMLTEQDNLTDENEFFATRELTVRIRYRSKPIPCTVKRLEDGRLLVHFLSEASAIAPGQSAVFYIDNRVVGGSFIASQRGIGMYIVENNNETLNI; the protein is encoded by the coding sequence ATGGGCAAATCCGAGAAAAGAATATTGGTGGGCATGAGTGGAGGTATAGACAGTACTGCCACCTGCCTGATGTTGAAGGAACAAGGCTACGAGATTGTGGGCCTTACCATGTGGGTATGGGGGGACGAACTTGCCGAAGCCCGCAGGCTTGCCCACAGCATAGGCATCGAGCACCATGTGGCCGACGAACGTGAGGCTTTTCGTCGCATAATCGTGCAGAATTTCATTGACGAATATCGCCGGGGGCGTACTCCCAATCCTTGCGTAATGTGCAACCCGTTGTTTAAATTTCGCATCCTGACGGAGTGGGCGGACAAGTTGGGATGCGTATACGTCTCTACCGGACATTATACCCGTTTGGAGGAACGTGGTGGAAAGGTATATATACTTGTAGGAGACGATGATAAGAAAGACCAGTCTTATTTCCTTTGGCGGTTGGGACAGGATGTCTTGAAGCGATGCATCTTTCCGTTGGGCACTTATACCAAAGGGCAGGTGCGCGAATATCTTCGTGACAGGGGGTATACACTCAAGGCGGAAGAGGGTGAGAGCATGGAAGTATGTTTCATTAAGGGGGACTATCGGGATTTTCTGCGCGAACATTCTCCGGAGATAGACCGCAAAGTAGGTCCGGGGTGGTTCGTCAACTCGGAAGGAGTGAAGCTGGGAGAGCATAAGGGCTTCCCGTATTACACCATCGGGCAGCGCAAGGGGTTGGAAATAGCTCTGGGGAAGCCGGCTTATGTCTTAAAGATAAATCCGCAGAAAAACACGGTCATGCTGGGAGATGCCGAACAATTAAAGACAGAATACATGCTTACCGAACAGGATAATCTGACGGATGAAAACGAATTCTTTGCCACTCGGGAACTCACCGTGCGCATCCGCTACCGCAGCAAACCCATTCCTTGCACAGTGAAGCGTCTGGAAGACGGGCGTTTGCTGGTTCATTTCTTATCGGAAGCCTCTGCCATCGCTCCGGGGCAATCTGCCGTATTTTATATCGACAATCGGGTAGTCGGCGGTTCGTTTATTGCCTCCCAACGGGGTATCGGGATGTATATTGTTGAAAATAATAATGAAACATTAAATATATGA
- a CDS encoding exodeoxyribonuclease X C-terminal domain-containing protein, with protein MANPQIPGITQAEQDLLYSKLSTYNQGRASYKEAGAYLVVLPRPEHLLYSLWVYSPLPERQSVFFVCDLSADVHETLRMASSLCFYSTRCLILVEYNAKRMQSKGDDIISFGKYHGHFLHEILRIDPAYLAWIAFKFRPRIPKQERFVQIARIYHSVSLDIQRRRAKQVTNNNGRFLGKEGERLENLTLTVLGVTVEDNSYKTQVRGTTAYFYVRQVLKLKDASGNLVTFRINARTASRSSCQLPAAEHAYRPGETIRIVSARVARTYVAGSKKYTRLTHIKTA; from the coding sequence ATGGCTAATCCGCAAATTCCGGGCATCACCCAAGCAGAGCAAGACTTGTTGTACAGTAAGCTGAGCACGTACAATCAGGGAAGGGCCTCTTACAAGGAAGCAGGCGCCTATCTTGTCGTGCTGCCTCGCCCCGAGCATCTACTGTACTCTCTATGGGTATATTCTCCTCTGCCTGAGCGACAGTCTGTTTTCTTCGTTTGCGATCTTTCTGCCGATGTACACGAAACCTTGCGAATGGCAAGTTCGCTGTGCTTTTACTCTACCCGCTGCCTGATATTGGTGGAATATAATGCCAAAAGGATGCAAAGCAAAGGAGATGATATCATTTCTTTCGGCAAATATCACGGACACTTTTTGCACGAGATACTTCGCATAGATCCCGCCTATCTTGCATGGATAGCTTTCAAGTTCCGGCCTCGGATACCGAAGCAAGAACGTTTCGTGCAGATAGCCCGGATTTATCATTCGGTCAGTCTGGACATCCAACGAAGAAGGGCGAAGCAGGTCACAAACAACAATGGGCGCTTTCTGGGGAAAGAAGGAGAGAGGCTGGAGAATCTGACTTTGACCGTCCTCGGCGTCACAGTGGAAGATAATTCCTACAAAACTCAAGTCAGAGGAACCACTGCCTATTTTTATGTACGCCAAGTGTTGAAACTGAAAGACGCTTCCGGAAATCTGGTCACTTTCAGAATAAATGCACGCACGGCAAGCCGAAGTTCGTGCCAACTGCCTGCTGCGGAACATGCCTACCGACCGGGGGAAACAATAAGAATCGTTTCCGCCCGGGTGGCACGTACCTACGTGGCAGGAAGTAAAAAATATACACGGCTCACACACATAAAGACGGCATAG
- a CDS encoding TonB-dependent receptor — protein MKVRFLVWLLLLCGLQCGVLRANVIDVTGRVLDDAGSPLAGAHVRIPNQKLSAVTDPNGCFRLTVKEKGVVRVQVSYIGFQTETFVLNTGTRRDEHVLRLTPDVAALEQVVVTATRTPKALKEVPVVTRLITPADIRKADATNVQDLLTEELPGLEFGYAMSQETSLNMSGFGGNAVLFLVDGERLAGETMDNVDYNRLNLDNVARIEVVKGAASALYGANAVAGVVNIITRESSEPWTANLNSRYRDMGKEWRHGGTFSFNSGKWNSQTNVQHTTMETVDLTGAFDTQSRIQKVFGGKTLNLKERLVFKATDKLKLIARGGYFKRESNRSNYDDHYKDYNGGLKAVYDFSKEQNLEVSYGYDQYDKLRFVGGSRTHDHDYTNRQHIVHALYSRQFGQNMLTVGGDYLNDYLSTYQFRDNEAHRQYTADAFAQFDYNPLRWLNVVASLRHDYFSSSKSGALTARLATMFKWKGFSVRANYAGGFRAPTLKEMYMHFDMAGIQMIYGNPDLKPEKSHNFNLALEHSGHVRGGNLLTGQYSLTLMGYSNKYEKRITLAEFPGDATREKGAIYANDKGVVASGLDFSAQYRTDYGFGLKLNYNYLRTTGRTVDSQFSQPRPHSATWRIDFDRQLCSVYGLNVALSGRYLSTPDTRQKEFDKAYQLWKFSLQQRIWKGISLNCIIDNLFAYKPSVYYWNSAPTAGRTWSVGVSLDIDRMVSGL, from the coding sequence ATGAAAGTTCGTTTTTTAGTATGGCTCCTCTTGCTTTGCGGACTGCAGTGCGGTGTGCTTCGGGCAAACGTCATCGATGTGACGGGACGTGTGCTCGATGACGCCGGCAGCCCGCTGGCGGGCGCACACGTCAGGATACCCAATCAGAAGCTCTCCGCGGTGACCGATCCGAACGGATGTTTCCGCTTGACGGTGAAAGAGAAGGGAGTGGTGAGGGTGCAAGTATCCTACATCGGATTTCAAACGGAGACATTCGTACTGAACACCGGAACCAGGCGAGACGAGCACGTATTGCGTCTGACGCCCGACGTGGCCGCGCTGGAACAGGTCGTGGTCACCGCAACACGCACACCCAAGGCCTTGAAGGAAGTTCCGGTAGTCACAAGGCTGATTACCCCCGCCGATATCCGCAAGGCAGACGCGACCAATGTGCAAGACTTGCTCACGGAAGAGTTGCCCGGTTTGGAATTCGGCTATGCCATGAGTCAGGAGACGTCGCTCAACATGAGCGGTTTCGGCGGCAATGCCGTGCTCTTCCTCGTAGACGGAGAACGCCTGGCCGGGGAGACGATGGACAACGTGGACTATAACCGCCTGAACCTGGACAACGTGGCACGGATAGAGGTGGTGAAAGGGGCTGCCTCCGCACTCTATGGAGCCAATGCCGTGGCCGGCGTGGTGAACATCATCACGCGCGAAAGCAGCGAGCCTTGGACGGCCAACCTCAATTCCCGCTACCGCGACATGGGCAAGGAGTGGAGGCATGGAGGGACGTTCAGCTTCAACTCGGGCAAATGGAACTCGCAGACCAACGTACAGCATACCACCATGGAGACCGTTGATCTGACAGGCGCTTTCGATACGCAGTCCAGGATACAGAAAGTATTCGGCGGGAAAACGCTCAACCTGAAGGAGCGCCTTGTCTTCAAGGCCACCGACAAGCTGAAGCTGATTGCCAGAGGAGGCTATTTCAAGCGCGAGAGCAACCGTTCCAATTACGACGACCACTACAAGGATTACAATGGCGGACTGAAAGCCGTTTACGATTTCAGTAAGGAGCAGAACCTCGAGGTGTCCTACGGCTACGACCAATACGACAAGTTGCGTTTCGTCGGCGGCAGCCGCACCCACGACCACGATTATACCAACCGGCAGCACATCGTTCACGCGCTCTATTCGCGGCAGTTCGGACAAAACATGCTCACCGTGGGAGGCGATTACCTGAACGATTACCTCTCTACCTACCAGTTCCGCGACAACGAGGCTCACCGGCAGTACACGGCCGATGCCTTCGCCCAGTTCGATTACAACCCCTTGCGATGGCTCAATGTCGTGGCAAGCCTCAGGCACGACTACTTCTCGTCGTCCAAGTCCGGTGCGCTGACCGCACGCCTTGCCACCATGTTCAAGTGGAAAGGCTTCTCCGTACGCGCCAACTACGCCGGCGGCTTCCGCGCCCCCACCTTGAAGGAGATGTACATGCACTTCGACATGGCCGGCATACAGATGATATACGGCAATCCCGACCTGAAGCCGGAGAAGAGCCACAACTTCAACCTGGCGTTGGAGCACAGCGGACATGTACGAGGTGGAAACCTGCTGACCGGCCAGTACAGCCTGACGCTGATGGGCTATTCCAATAAGTACGAGAAGCGCATCACCCTGGCCGAGTTCCCGGGCGATGCAACCCGCGAGAAAGGGGCCATCTATGCCAACGACAAGGGCGTGGTGGCGTCGGGCCTGGACTTCAGCGCCCAGTACCGCACGGACTATGGCTTCGGGCTGAAGCTGAACTACAACTACCTCCGTACGACCGGCCGCACCGTCGACTCGCAGTTCTCGCAGCCGCGTCCTCACTCCGCCACCTGGCGCATTGACTTCGACCGCCAGCTGTGCAGTGTCTATGGACTGAACGTGGCCCTTTCGGGACGATACCTCTCCACGCCCGACACCCGGCAGAAAGAGTTCGACAAGGCCTACCAGCTGTGGAAGTTCTCCCTGCAACAACGCATCTGGAAGGGCATCAGCCTGAACTGCATCATCGACAACCTCTTTGCCTACAAGCCGTCCGTGTATTACTGGAACTCCGCGCCGACTGCGGGGCGGACGTGGTCGGTAGGCGTTTCGCTGGACATCGACAGAATGGTCTCGGGGTTGTGA
- a CDS encoding calycin-like domain-containing protein, which produces MKKFRTMIAMMMAAVSLCVVSTSCGSDKDEPALPAAKSVEGTYKGDLKCTVMGSAQTFNNVTMTLKSVDEATVDITVSDFGEKGMRVAGLVFKGIKVTGADGVYALPQTNFSGKTEAGKSFSGPLQGAFAKEALILKFTLNYGAMPMPMVCEFTGKK; this is translated from the coding sequence ATGAAAAAGTTTAGAACAATGATTGCCATGATGATGGCAGCGGTAAGTTTGTGTGTAGTGTCAACCTCTTGCGGCAGCGACAAGGATGAACCGGCGTTGCCGGCAGCCAAAAGCGTTGAAGGCACTTATAAAGGGGATTTGAAATGTACGGTGATGGGTTCTGCACAGACATTCAACAATGTGACGATGACCCTGAAGTCTGTAGATGAGGCGACGGTGGATATTACTGTGAGCGACTTCGGCGAAAAAGGCATGAGAGTAGCAGGGCTTGTTTTCAAAGGAATCAAAGTGACCGGTGCCGACGGTGTCTATGCACTGCCGCAGACAAATTTCAGTGGTAAGACTGAGGCTGGAAAGAGTTTCTCGGGCCCGTTGCAAGGTGCATTCGCCAAAGAGGCACTGATCTTGAAGTTTACGCTGAATTACGGCGCCATGCCCATGCCTATGGTTTGCGAATTCACCGGAAAGAAATAA
- a CDS encoding PepSY-associated TM helix domain-containing protein, with translation MTDIEQAGMTKGKKRILTWRGYHKWVGLVLAVFTLLFCVSGIILNHRRLFRQCEVSRSWLPESYRFRNYNNGILKGTLALDDSTVLAYGYAGIWRTDRDFSDFEDFNAGLPEGVDGRTIRNVVKTAEGTIWCAALYDLYRYDGVRWVKQELPGNEERLSDVTLSKDSCRVVALTRSSVYTVSASKEQGGATCTAERHQLRSPDGYTPRVTLFKTVWMLHSGELFGIAGKLVVDFVAVVLAALCLTGILLFVLPYAMRRHKRWMQGKLRKWEGNALKWNLRWHNRLGAYLLLLTLLLTVTGMCLRPPLMIPLVLTKTAPLPGTVQDQDNVWHDKLRAIRWDQAEDGWLISTTEGFIRVDESFRQSPVLLPAKGSPAVSPMGVTVFQAADAQTWLVGSFSGMFRWRPASGEVVDFFSGEPVKSRMGRPVSSNLVSGYTGDLRAARHVVFNYAQGASGLPPMPQLLKKQPMSLWNFALELHVGRCYTPFLGPFSELFVFLSGLLISLVIVSGYIVYRRRKKKNK, from the coding sequence GTGACGGACATTGAACAAGCAGGCATGACCAAAGGGAAGAAACGCATATTGACTTGGAGGGGTTACCATAAATGGGTCGGACTTGTGCTGGCGGTGTTTACCTTGCTCTTTTGTGTGTCGGGCATCATCCTCAACCACAGAAGGCTGTTCCGGCAGTGCGAGGTGAGCCGTTCGTGGTTGCCCGAAAGCTATCGTTTCCGGAACTACAACAACGGCATCCTGAAAGGTACGCTGGCCCTGGACGACAGTACGGTGCTGGCATACGGCTATGCCGGGATCTGGCGAACCGACAGAGACTTCTCCGACTTCGAGGACTTCAATGCGGGACTTCCTGAAGGAGTGGACGGGCGCACTATCAGAAATGTGGTGAAGACCGCCGAGGGCACTATCTGGTGCGCAGCCCTGTATGACCTGTACCGGTACGATGGTGTCCGGTGGGTGAAGCAGGAATTGCCGGGCAATGAAGAACGCCTCTCCGATGTGACGTTGAGCAAAGACAGTTGCCGGGTAGTGGCGTTGACGCGTTCTTCGGTCTACACCGTCTCCGCTTCCAAGGAACAGGGCGGTGCGACTTGCACGGCAGAACGCCATCAGCTCCGTTCCCCCGACGGCTATACTCCGAGAGTGACACTCTTCAAGACCGTATGGATGCTGCATAGCGGTGAACTCTTCGGAATTGCGGGCAAGCTGGTGGTAGACTTCGTCGCCGTGGTATTGGCCGCTCTTTGCCTGACGGGGATTCTGCTTTTCGTCCTGCCTTATGCCATGCGCAGGCACAAACGATGGATGCAGGGGAAACTCCGGAAGTGGGAAGGAAACGCACTGAAGTGGAACCTGCGGTGGCATAACCGTCTGGGAGCCTATCTGCTGCTGTTGACGCTTCTGCTGACCGTTACGGGCATGTGCCTCAGACCGCCGCTGATGATACCGTTGGTGTTGACCAAGACGGCGCCCCTTCCCGGCACCGTGCAAGACCAAGACAATGTGTGGCACGATAAGCTCCGGGCCATCCGGTGGGATCAAGCCGAAGACGGTTGGCTGATTTCTACTACCGAGGGCTTCATCAGGGTGGATGAGTCGTTCAGACAGTCCCCCGTTCTGTTGCCGGCAAAGGGCTCGCCCGCCGTCAGCCCGATGGGAGTGACCGTGTTTCAGGCCGCCGACGCGCAGACATGGTTGGTGGGCTCGTTCAGCGGAATGTTTCGTTGGCGTCCCGCAAGCGGAGAGGTCGTGGATTTCTTTTCCGGCGAACCGGTAAAAAGCAGGATGGGGCGCCCCGTCTCGTCGAACTTGGTCAGCGGCTATACCGGTGACCTGCGGGCTGCCCGACACGTGGTGTTCAATTATGCACAAGGGGCTTCGGGACTGCCGCCCATGCCGCAACTGCTGAAGAAACAGCCCATGTCGCTCTGGAACTTTGCCCTCGAGCTGCACGTCGGAAGATGCTACACTCCGTTCTTGGGGCCCTTCTCGGAACTGTTCGTGTTCCTCTCGGGGCTGTTGATTTCGTTGGTGATTGTATCGGGCTATATCGTCTATCGGAGACGAAAGAAGAAAAACAAGTGA
- a CDS encoding DUF2149 domain-containing protein, with protein sequence MRQRRRNRLAHDADDDPMSVVSNLFDVAMVFAVALMVALVSRYNMTEMFSREDFTMVKNPGKEDMEIITKKGQKIERYTPSEDQSQKSGAKGRKVGIAYQLESGEIIYVPEE encoded by the coding sequence ATGAGACAGAGACGACGCAACCGTCTGGCACACGATGCCGACGATGACCCGATGAGTGTGGTGAGTAACCTCTTCGACGTAGCCATGGTGTTCGCCGTGGCCTTGATGGTGGCTCTTGTCAGCCGTTACAACATGACGGAGATGTTCAGCCGCGAAGACTTCACGATGGTGAAGAACCCGGGTAAGGAAGATATGGAGATCATCACCAAGAAAGGACAGAAGATAGAACGCTACACGCCGTCCGAAGATCAGAGTCAAAAGTCCGGCGCCAAAGGACGAAAGGTGGGCATCGCCTACCAGCTGGAATCGGGCGAGATAATCTATGTGCCGGAGGAGTGA
- a CDS encoding MotA/TolQ/ExbB proton channel family protein, translating into MNYISDVLFWISTGLLVPVVVLLIWFFVRALLLLGGFFGQYLTMRKIGAQIRQQMDTLTVDNLDTLGERLPKSKQAVIVTYINKVVEARRSKAQVNRLLDRYAQFVEKDMALPTTLLKMGPMLGLMGTLIPMGPALVGLSTGDIASMAYNMQVAFATTVVGLSSAAIGFIAKQAKSRWYAEDMSNLEFIADLSDESKAQ; encoded by the coding sequence ATGAATTACATTTCAGACGTATTGTTTTGGATTTCCACCGGACTGCTTGTGCCCGTGGTGGTGTTGTTGATTTGGTTTTTTGTGCGTGCGCTCCTGTTGCTCGGAGGTTTCTTCGGCCAATACCTCACCATGCGTAAGATAGGGGCACAGATCCGCCAGCAGATGGACACACTGACCGTCGATAACCTCGACACCTTGGGCGAGCGACTGCCCAAGAGCAAGCAGGCGGTGATAGTGACCTATATAAATAAGGTGGTGGAAGCACGTCGCAGCAAAGCGCAGGTAAACAGACTGCTCGACCGCTATGCGCAGTTTGTGGAGAAAGACATGGCACTGCCCACCACGTTGCTGAAGATGGGACCCATGCTCGGACTGATGGGTACGCTCATCCCGATGGGACCTGCGCTCGTGGGGCTTTCTACCGGAGACATCGCTTCCATGGCCTATAATATGCAAGTGGCTTTCGCTACGACCGTGGTTGGCCTTTCGTCTGCCGCCATCGGCTTCATCGCCAAGCAGGCAAAGAGCCGTTGGTATGCCGAGGATATGAGTAATCTGGAGTTCATAGCAGATTTGTCGGACGAGAGCAAGGCACAGTAA